One Malania oleifera isolate guangnan ecotype guangnan chromosome 9, ASM2987363v1, whole genome shotgun sequence DNA segment encodes these proteins:
- the LOC131164869 gene encoding root phototropism protein 3, producing the protein MWESENELVDGREYGNGLLSSSKHSVKTSGFELRGQSWYVATDIPSDFLVQIGDANFHLHKYPLLSRSGRMNRIVYESRDGELNKLVMDDLPGGPEAFELAAKFCYGLAIDLTAANISALRCAAEYLEMTEDLEEGNLIFKTEAFLSYVVLSSWRDSILVLKSCEKLSPWAENLQIVRRCSESIAWKACANPKGIRWAYSGKPPKVSSPKWNEMKDSSPSRNHQQVPPDWWFEDVSILRIDHFVRVVTAIKVKGMRFELVGAAIMHYAAKWLPGLIKDGVGMGMGMGMGDEGNTIIDSCSSSNSSGCSWKGGLHMVVAGAKDDPPSVQAKEQRMIIESLISIIPPQKDSVSCSFLLRLLRMANMLKVAPALVTEMEKRVGMQFEQATLPDLLIPSYNKIETLYDVDLVQRLLEHFLVQEQTESSSPSRQSFPEKRMYEGTQRNNGTNAKMRVARLVDSYLTEVSRDRSLSPTKFQVLAEALPESARTCDDGLYRAIDSYLKAHPTLSEHERKRLCRVMDCQKLSIDACMHAAQNERLPLRVVVQVLFSEQVKISNAIANGSLKEAGESHYQPMISNRKTLLEGTPQSFQEGWAAAKKDINTLKFELESMKTKYLELQNDMENLQRQFDKVSKQKQTSAWTSGWKKLSKFTKMTPLETHDIGSQPTVATEQARKTPRRWRNSIS; encoded by the exons ATGTGGGAATCAGAGAATGAGTTGGTGGATGGGAGAGAATATGGCAATGGACTCCTTAGTTCGAGCAAGCACAGCGTCAAGACCAGCGGGTTTGAGCTAAGGGGCCAGTCATG GTATGTTGCAACTGATATTCCAAGTGATTTCCTAGTTCAAATTGGAGATGCTAATTTCCACTTGCACAAG TATCCCCTGCTTTCTCGGAGTGGGAGGATGAACAGAATCGTATACGAATCGCGCGATGGAGAACTGAATAAGTTAGTTATGGATGACCTTCCAGGCGGTCCTGAAGCATTTGAGCTAGCAGCAAAGTTCTGTTATGGCCTTGCTATTGATCTAACAGCAGCCAATATCTCTGCCCTAAGATGTGCTGCAGAGTACTTGGAAATGACAGAGGATTTAGAAGAAGGTAATCTTATCTTCAAAACTGAAGCTTTTCTCAGCTATGTAGTCTTATCCTCATGGAGAGACTCTATACTGGTCTTGAAAAGCTGTGAGAAACTCTCACCATGGGCAGAAAACCTTCAAATTGTCCGAAGATGCAGTGAGTCTATAGCTTGGAAGGCCTGTGCCAATCCGAAAGGAATCAGATGGGCCTATTCCGGAAAGCCCCCAAAAGTTTCCAGCCCAAAATGGAACGAGATGAAGGACTCAAGCCCCAGCAGAAACCATCAACAAGTTCCTCCCGACTGGTGGTTTGAAGATGTTTCAATTCTTAGGATTGATCACTTTGTCCGAGTTGTCACTGCAATTAAGGTAAAAGGGATGAGATTTGAATTAGTTGGAGCTGCAATAATGCATTATGCAGCTAAATGGCTTCCAGGGTTAATAAAGGATGGGGTGGGGATGGGGATGGGGATGGGAATGGGAGATGAAGGGAACACCATTATAGATAGTTGTAGTAGTAGTAACAGTAGTGGCTGCAGTTGGAAAGGTGGACTCCATATGGTTGTGGCAGGAGCTAAAGATGATCCACCATCTGTCCAGGCCAAAGAACAACGGATGATCATTGAGAGCCTCATCAGCATAATTCCACCGCAGAAAGACAGTGTCTCCTGTAGCTTCCTTCTACGGCTCCTGAGAATGGCAAACATGCTAAAAGTGGCTCCTGCCTTGGTTACTGAAATGGAGAAGCGGGTGGGAATGCAGTTTGAGCAAGCTACATTGCCAGATCTTCTAATCCCATCTTATAATAAAATTGAAACTTTATATGATGTGGATCTTGTTCAGAGGCTCTTGGAGCATTTTCTTGTTCAAGAACAGACAGAAAGTTCAAGTCCAAGCAGACAATCTTTCCCAGAGAAACGCATGTATGAAGGAACTCAAAGGAACAATGGAACAAATGCCAAGATGAGAGTGGCAAGACTTGTTGACAGTTATCTTACGGAAGTGTCCAGAGATAGAAGCCTCTCCCCAACAAAGTTTCAAGTATTGGCTGAGGCTTTGCCAGAATCAGCAAGAACTTGTGATGATGGGCTTTATCGAGCAATTGATTCCTATCTTAAG GCCCACCCAACACTCTCTGAACATGAAAGAAAGCGGCTCTGCCGTGTTATGGATTGCCAGAAGCTCTCAAttgatgcatgcatgcatgctgcTCAAAATGAACGGCTCCCACTAAGAGTAGTGGTGCAAGTTCTTTTCTCTGAACAGGTGAAGATAAGCAATGCAATAGCCAACGGCTCCCTAAAAGAAGCTGGTGAATCTCACTACCAACCTATGATATCAAACCGAAAAACATTACTTGAAGGGACACCACAATCCTTCCAAGAAGGTTGGGCAGCAGCTAAGAAGGATATTAATACACTTAAGTTCGAGCTTGAGAGCATGAAGACTAAGTACCTTGAGCTCCAAAATGACATGGAGAATTTGCAAAGACAATTTGACAAGGTGTCAAAGCAGAAACAGACATCAGCTTGGACCAGTGGGTGGAAGAAACTCAGCAAATTTACCAAGATGACACCCTTAGAAACTCATGATATCGGGTCTCAACCCACAGTTGCTACAGAACAGGCTAGAAAGACGCCTAGAAGGTGGAGGAATTCTATTTCCTGA